A DNA window from Purpureocillium takamizusanense chromosome 9, complete sequence contains the following coding sequences:
- a CDS encoding uncharacterized protein (COG:U~TransMembrane:16 (i51-70o90-109i121-137o143-166i178-201o213-232i252-272o284-303i324-349o369-387i394-412o418-439i451-473o493-512i524-541o547-566i)~EggNog:ENOG503NZ2V) — protein MTTTQTAIEADLKAGQTQHREDTVVDDEKSRPASEANLVYSNTEEEPELHLRTYIALLAMLMLNFVQIIALQGPPVVLESIGESLHNVPAQAWVPNALSLVQAVLAPVVASASDTFQARKFIMVVCCGIAFVGSAIAPGSQSIYRLIAAQVLIGFGFSSTALAYCVPSEILPKKWRPMVQSIVNVAAALASSAGPLIIGALSRHDPANGWRKYFWLQMALWGACAICIFVGYRPLKRHTVYDHLTLGQKLMALDLIGVGLFTTGLTLFLVGLNLGGGLYAWTNARVLTTIVAGLVTLLAFFAYEWKGTKTGMAHHDLFRPGPNAGRVLGLFLILIFVEGVILFAWVIFYPLLTTSLFEQDLLLVAGREQPFWLMGGAATLFWAYWSVTAKSIRVPLFAGLVILTGGMVGFATIQPGDSVRACVFAGMSGMAFGGPLILITAGIQLSTPHSLIATGTALAITSRACAATIFTAVYSSAVSNRLQPNIVSYVSKAAISAGLPATSVEAFVTAIAGKDEAALMKVPSVTPAIIAAGVAALKQAFADSIRIVFIIAAPFGAFACVLCFFLDDQSKEMNYRVDAPVEDLHARSHRRHGTSEA, from the exons ATGACCACCACACAGACTGCCATAGAGGCGGACTTGAAGGCTGGCCAGACGCAGCACCGCGAAGACACAGTAGTAGACGATGAAAAGTCACGTCCCGCCAGCGAGGCCAACCTCGTGTACTCGAATACCGAAGAGGAGCCTGAGCTTCATCTGCGCACGTACATTGCCCTCTTGGCCATGCTGATGCTCAACTTTGTCCAGATTATTGCTCTGCAAGGGCCACCCGTCGTT TTGGAGAGCATCGGTGAAAGCCTTCACAATGTACCCGCGCAGGCCTGGGTACCCAACGCCCTGTCCCTTGTTCAAGCCGTCCTGGCACCGGTCGTtgcctcggcgtcggacaCGTTTCAAGCCAGAAAGTTCATCATGGTCGTCTGCTGCGGGATTGCCTTCGTCGGCTCGGCCATTGCACCCGGGTCGCAGAGCATATACAGACTCATCGCGGCCCAGGTCCTCATCGGGTTCGGGTTCTCCTCCACCGCATTGGCCTATTGTGTTCCCAGCGAGATCCTGCCGAAAAAGTGGCGGCCGA TGGTGCAATCCATCGTCAACGTTGCCGCTGCTCttgcctcctcggcggggccgctcatcatcggcgccctCAGTCGTCATGACCCCGCAAATGGTTGGCGCAAGTACTTT TGGCTTCAAATGGCACTCTGGGGGGCCTGCGCCATATGCATCTTTGTCGGGTACCGGCCGCTGAAGAGACACACAGTCTACGACCATCTGACGCTGGGGCAGAAGCTCATGGCTCTCGATCTCATCGGAGTCGGGCTGTTCACCACGGGACTCACACTCTTCTTGGTCGGTCTCAATCTAGGCGGCGGGCTGTATGCGTGGACCAACGCCAGGGTTCTGACCACCATCGTGGCCGGACTCGTCACGCTGCTCGCCTTCTTTGCGTATGAGTGGAAAGGCACCAAAACCGGCATGGCACACCACGACTTGTTCCGCCCGGGACCAaacgccggccgcgtccttGGGTTGTTTCTTATACTCATTTTCGTTGAAGGGGTTATACTGTTCGCCTGGGTCATCTTCTATCCGCTGCT CACGACGTCTCTTTTCGAGCAGGACCTCCTGTTGGTCGCCGGGCGCGAGCAACCCTTTTGGCTGATGGGAGGGGCCGCAACACTGTTCTGGGCCTACTGGAGCGTCACGGCCAAGTCCATCCGCGTGCCGCTGTTCGCCGGACTCGTCATCCTCACGGGCGGCATGGTTGGGTTCGCGACCATCCAGCCGGGAGATTCTGTACGGGCTTGCGTTTTCGCCGGCATGTCTGGCATGGCCTTTGGCGGGCcgctcatcctcatcacTGCCGGCATTCAGCTGTCGACTCCACACTCTCTCATCGCCACGGGGACGGCCCTGGCCATCACGAGCCGCGCCTGCGCAGCCACCATCTTCACTGCCGTCTACAGTTCTGCGGTGAGCAATCGCCTGCAGCCAAACATTGTCAGCTACGTGTCAAAGGCAGCGATCTCTGCCGGTCTCCCCGCAACTTCGGTGGAGGCCTTTGTGACGGCGATTGCTGGCAAAGATGAGGCTGCTTTGATGAAAGTCCCCAGCGTCACGCCGGCAATTATCGCTGCAGGCGTGGCAGCCTTGAAGCAAGCGTTTGCCGACAGCATCAGGATTGTATTTATCATCGCGGCCCCTTTTGGGGCGTTTGCCTGTGTGCTttgcttcttcctcgacgatCAAAGCAAGGAGATGAACTATCGGGTAGATGCGCCGGTTGAGGATCTGCACGCCCGctcgcatcgtcggcatggCACCTCAGAAGCATGA